ATCCAAATCATCAAGGATCAAACAGCAAGGCGCTTTCGCTTTTGCGTCGTCGATCCATTTATCCATGTTTTGCTTTATGGTTGCGATCCTAGATTCTGGGTCTAGTTTCCCCACATCCACATAAATCGTCTCTATCGCCCGCGATCAATCAGCCCATTATATTCATTGTATTTTTAGATGCTAGAAAGATGAGTTCCTTACCAGCCAGAACGAATCTATTTTCCTCCAAAGCATTGCCGACTATTTTTGCTAGACTAGTCTTCCCAGAACCTTTCGTACCCAATAGCAGCAAGGGTTTCGATCTCTGAAAAAACGCTGAAAGCCGAAGATAATCGATGGCTTCTTGGCAGATCTTGTCGAGTCCTGGGAGAGGTGATGAGGTCTGCTTCGGATCGGCAGAACtggaaaaaaggaaaaacaaaagTGGGTTAATTGTCATACTGACCAAAGGAGGTAGAGTAGAGAGACAGGTCTTACAATGATAAATCAGGGATGGgtcttccctttccagATTTtgtcttctccctcttccccgtGCTTTCCAAAACTTTGATCCTCGCCCATACGTTCATCCAATCTTCCGCTTTTCCAGCAACTGATATACATCCATTCGGCATTTCTTCCCAAGAGACAAGAAGCATCTCTGCTTCGTCCATGGGTTCTTTTTCTTGCGCAATGGCAACGGGACCTGGTGGGGGGGATTCTTCCTCTAGGGGCTGATCGAGAGCAATTTTGACAAAGAACATCTCCCCATCACTGATTCCGAGTCTTCTCTTGATTTTCTCAAGGATTGTCGGAGAGCACACAGCTATTCTCTCATCTTTTGTTCTCAAAAGGGCATTGGATGGGGGTACAAAAACGCCCCATGCGGATGCGACTTTGGGGGGGACTTGACGTAATTTGACCTGGCTGAACTTATTTCTCCCGTTGGGAAGGCCGGTCTTGACTATTTGAGGGAAGTATTGGGAAGATGGGATGGACGAAGCGGATTTGGACAAGCGAGGTCGAGGGGCGACGTAGATTTCAGTGTCGGGCTTAATGATAACCGCAGACTGGGAGTTGCTTGAGGGATTGGTCTCATCTAAAAGATAATTAGAGAAGCATGACATATGGGAATACAGCTGGTCAATCACTCACCAACTCGTATTCTGATTTTGGTTCGACCCATCACCCATACGTCAATCTCTTGTCCCTTTTGCGCTGCTCGAAGTTGGGATAAGAGATTATTCTCCAAGAAAGATGCATGTTGTTCCTATGATTATGTTGCTTCAGAAATTCGCCGAGATCGCCATGATATGAAATAGCTCACCAGGATCTCCCAGTCATCAGGACTCATCGGTGTCACAGATACTGACTTGGCAACAGTGGGATTATGTATCACGGCGATCTCAACCTGAAAATGCGACAGCAATTAATGTCAAATCGCAAGCGCTACTGACAACTCACCAAAATGCCTTCGCTCCATCCTAAAGACATGGCGACTTCGGGATCTACCTCGACACTTTCAACTCCATCGCCAACCTGGGAGACATTAGCCGCTGCATTCAGCCCTGACCATCCCAAGTACGCTGTTTTCGGCTGtcttgaggaggaggggaatgATGGAGATAATAAGGGTGATAagtggaggatgagggacTGGGGTCTCTTCATACGATCCGGTGTGAGCTATTGCCTTGCGAACGGGAAAAAATACTAACTGCTTGCTGTTGTACGAGCTGGGCATAGAGGGATAGGGGAAGATTGACTAGATTTGACCTTAGAGAACGGTACTTGACGGCCGCTTTTCTGACCATGGCAGTTTCAATTATCCCTGTACGAAGTGCTGGAGACTTGTTGGAAACTATCGATAACAAAGTGGAATAATCCATCGATGGACGCCAGTGAAAGCCATAGCCGGTTACTTCAACTCAGCCGATATGTTACGTAACAAGAGCTTTACTATTGACATCTTCATAGTAAAATAGTGCCTGCTGACTGAGAAAAGACAAGTGGTACATTTCATTCCATCAAGCGCAATATAAATCTTGCTATAGTTATACGATTTACCCAGAACTAATCAATAACTTTTGCAAATACTCCCACTTCTACGCCTTTTCATCGAGCGTCACATCCCCTGACGAACgcttcccatccccactCTCACTATCGaccctctccaccacctgcTGTTCCTCCCACTTCCTGCTTGCTTTTTTCTTATCCCTATGATCCATGTACCCAATTGCCAAAGCTGATAATAGTGCCGCTGCTGCAAACCCTGAGGTTGCAAACATACCGGTGGAGACATATGGTTGTTTCGAGGTTGGGAAAGTGAAGATGGGAATGAATGCGGTGAAGATGTACGCGAATGCGTTCATCTGTTGCATCGTGACACGAGAAAGTGTCAGCTTGCTATTCTTTGCGCCCGAAGATAAATTAGGactggaaagaagaagacgtaCCATAGCGCCGACATATGCTCGTTTTTCAGGATCTTGACGGCTCGTTTCATTTACATACGTCCAGCACACACCCGCGGCCGTATTCGACAAAGCCGTCAAATCTATGTATTCAATCAACATAATCAACCCCGCTTGGTCAGCACCTTCTACCCATGGCTCTTGTTCGCTTGATCAAGATTGACCACCACATGGGGGACTCGAACTCACAGAATAAGGCCCAGCGAGTACCACGGTTAGCAGGATGGACGGGGGTAGCTCCCAATGCAGCGGGAATGATGACTCCCACCAAGGCTGCAAAAACCATGAGTGGCCAGCGGGAGGAACCGGGGAGGGCATCGGAGATCCATGAAGCGGCGAGAGCGCCCACGATCGTGATAAGGTAGATCTATGGGAAAATACGTTAGCAACTTGGCGCCGCAAGCTTCCCAACGATCGCAatagagagaagaaaatcaAAAATCAAAAAGATTTTTGGGTCTCGTCCCGGAATTCTATGCCACCGAAGCCCAACTTTGGGAAATGGGAGCTAAAGCATGCTTTTTAATCCATAAACACGCGGGATAGAAGAGatgtgaaagaagagggatgaggacagaaaagaaagaagggaggggAACGTACCCCAAGTGGAATGATATTGATTTCTGCAACACTGAATACTGCGGGTTGACCGCTGACATTATAACTTTTCACCCAGAAGATCACTAAGATCACCCCAGCATACCCATCAGCTCAACACCCAGCTTTAAATTTGTTCACCCTTCCAGACTTACTCGAACTACCAGCTTGTCCAATCTGCGCAGCCGCCAAGAAATAGAATGGGACTGCAGATCCTCTTGTGTCAGCTCAGCCCATTCCGTATTCACTCGTGTTGGCACGCATGAACTGATCGAATgaacgagaagaaaaacaaaaaacaTACAGAGGTAAACGTGCCATGTCTTATGCCATCTCTTGATATCTTTCCACTTGAACAGACCCGTGTACAGCTTAGCTTCTGTCGGCATTCTCGCTCGAGCGATgtcaatctcctcctgtGAGAATAACCTGACGTCTTTCCgtcagcttcttctctgtcaTGCAAGGGAAGAAACTTAGTTGATATTTTTGACTTACCAATTTGGTTTAGCCCGACCTGGGAGTTGGGGCATAGCGAAGAATGTCCAAAGTGCACAAGGGAGGGAGATACAGCCGCAAACACTATTTGACATCACcaatcattcatcatcagcctTACACGACCCTCCAAAATCAGTCataaaaatgaagaaaaagactTACATAaacatccacctccaccctgCCCACCCTTGCTTCCCATCCAAACCCGAAAACACGGCCGCCATCAAAAACCCAGAAAACAAGGGTCCCACCGAGGTGAACACCTGGATAAGTGTGTTTCGTCTCGCGAGTTCGTGCGGTTTGTAATAGCTTGAGCAGACGTACATGACCGCTGGGAAGTGGCCGGCTTCGAATAGGCCAACGCTGTataggaaaaggaaaggaaaagtaAGGGTAGTCAGTATCGGTATGTGTATGTGATGGGAGAGTCTATGTGGGGCAATGGCTTACAAAAACCTAAGCGCATAGAGCGTCCTCGTATTCTTCACCCCGGCTGTTCCAAACGTGAACGCCGTCCAAGCCAACTCGAGAAAAGCGATGTATCTCGGCGCGTTCACTCGGGTGAGTATCAGATTACTGGGAATTTGACCGATAACGTAGGCGGCGGCCCAGAAGGCGTTGGCGTAATTGAGTTCGTTGCCGTACAAGTTGAGGTCTTCTTTCATACCACTATCTGTTGAGGAACggtggaggaaaagagagaacGGGGTGAGCGAGCTGAGGTTCAGTGggtaaaaaaaagagaataAGGGTACTTACTGAAGGCGTTGGAAATGTTAACTCTATCAGTGACATAGTTAGCAATTGCTGTTTGATTGTAAAGACGGAGGATAAAGGGACTCGCTGGTCAAGGTATCGAATCATCACGCCCAAAGCCGCCGACGAGATGAGTGTCAGATCGAGCTTGGTGAGGAATATGGCTTCTCTCCTTGGCACATCAAGCGCTACATATCACCCAGCAATGATCAGCTTGAAATTCGCCGGGGATAGATGCAGTAGGAAAGGATTTGAAATAGAATGAGAAGGGAGGCTGGCTTACTTGACCAAAGATACGACTTCCAAGTCCGTTTAGAAGGGACATAAGTCTCGGAGGCAGGGGTGGGTACTTCTGCAGGTCCTGAGTTGCTGTCGGGTCCTACCACGTAAGCTGTGGAGAGTTTTTCATCCAGTAATGAGGAACGATCACGTTGGCCCATAGTATTGAAGTGGGTCTCCTTGACAGagcagaagatgaattTTGGATTGAACCAAAGGAagctgaaggagaagaataaGGGACGCCGTGGTCTATATAACAAATGTTCTGTGATGAATGATACATTTGAGATTGGTCGATCAGGTGCAAGCTGTGGTCAGATAAAGATAAGATTCAAGATAGGTGATATGGCGACATTGGTGTGAGCTAATATTTCTTGATCTTGCAGCTTGAGGAACGATCATGTCCTACCAATTTTCGAGCCCTTTTCGAGTCGACTGTGAGATCCCTGACTGGGATTGGGTGACGAAACCCGACCCGAAGGATAGGAAACAAAAAACATCTTGCCGATTGAACACAACTTGAATCGTTGACCGTCGTAGAGCCTGGAGTTacatgaatgatgatgtgatTCAGGTACAAGGAGATAACGGCTCGACGCCAATTCAGATCACTGGGAAAGTCGCGATGATGGCGAAGCAGTAAATCGCATACCGAAGGcttgaaaaggaaaggagaactTAGTTACTTCGTTGAGGCCTGGGTCTGTTACTGGGCCCTAGCAGGCAAAACGTCTTCATTCGTTCCAAGTCGACTAACTCAGACAGAGATTGGGAAGGTCAGCCAAGGCTGAATGAATAAAGGATGTTGAGTGTCCTTTTCTGACCGCGATTTCTTTATAAAGATTGAAGAACAGATCACATAGTCAGCAAGCAGCTTAAATTTTCGGCAGGAAACTAATTTATAATTGACTGCTGAGACACTCATTCATGATATCTTACCGGAAAATGATTTTGTGCCGACAATTGACATGGCCGCTGctggtgggaagaagagactgaccagaagggcaaggataACGACATTGGTATGGAAGGACGGACGTAGACAGGTACAGATCCAGTGATTGGgtaagagaaggagaatgtACGTACTTTCAGTCCTAGAGCCATACCACCTACTACCGAAAAGCCGCAGTTTCAAATAACTGAAAGATGTTGTTCGGTATTCGGGCCAAAAGTCGAAGCATAAATTGGCCAACAATGGCTGGGCAGTAAACAATGTTATGGCTGGGTAAGCTTGAATCCCGAGGCTTGAAGAATTAGAAGTATGACGAGTGATAACAACAGATGTCGTGATTGAGAAACTTATTAAACCCACCACAACGAACGAATTGACTAGACCGACGGTCGTCTATCTACTAGTATTTTATATTGCGGACATAGCCGAGGTTTCCCCTTATTTACTTATTTACCTCTTCTACTAAAAAAAATAACTTGCTCCGCTCGCGGATGGAATTACGTATCGCACAGTGACAGCGATTCTTGTATGTATGAGACCGTTATGCCCATAATGCATGTATTTTGCAAAGAAAATGGTAATACATATCAGACAAAGTGGTATATCGATGCAGGGTGGATATTAAACATAATACTGTACACAGACAAACATCGATGGGTCGTTCTACTACTGTTTTCTCCTCTGCACCGCAAAACTActtctccgtcttcctccgtctcgtcttcctccgtCTCGTCCTACCCCCTTTCCTTTGTATACTTACACCTTGAGACAGTGCTGGGAAATGGTGCAacaggaggagcaggatgCAAGAGGTCCGTAGCAACGTTCTCTGAGAGAGTCCGGCGAAGCTGGGACgaccttctcccttccatccttccttgactcttcatcgtccttccacccctctcctctcctacAGTACCTGAACTCGTATACCGAAAAGATGCAGCTGGATCCGGTGCATCACCACCGAACAACAACCCTGGCAAAATTTCTTTCGCCAGCTCCCTCACAAGCACCGCTCCATCCTGTTTGCTCAGCCGCTCGACAATCTGTGCAAGACCAAATCTCTCAACGAGGGTGGCTTTGTCAGGATGACATTCGCAGACGACTTTGGTGAGTcggaggaggttgagtTTGATGACTGCTTTACTCGATCGTTCAAGGGATTCCGAGAGgcgggagaagaagggagggtgagagagggaagaggtgaggGATGTGGAAAGACGGAGAACCTTGAATAATCTATTAATTAGATAGAAGTTAGCCAAGTATGTTTGGGACAGGGTGACGGAGGGAGGAGTATGGACGCACGGATCGAGAATACCCTCAAATGACACCCCAGATGCTTGGACAAAGCACCTCACAAGGGAATCTGAAGCAGACTTCTCCAATAAGACATCTTCTACCCGTGCTGTCTCGTCTTGCATCCTACACCCGCAACCCATCAGCAGATGCATCCACAGCCCAAGGGAGACTATGCGGCCTTCAACTCACCAAGCCAAGATTGCATCCAGCGCACTAACTCTCCAGTAGGGATCTTCCAATAAATCCAGATAAACTAATCCCATAGCCCGTCAGCGTTCGCCCTCATCCTTATTCTGAGAATATCTCCAAAGTAAATCAACGAGTAAGATCGGGTAAACTCACGACCCAGTCCATCATAGTGCCATAACAACCTCCTACTCCCCTTGCCCGCATTGGCCATATCGCATAAAATCGGCAAGGCAAATTGCTTCAAAGGAGATTTATTTTGAATCACCCGCTTGAGAAGGGGAATGATACCGCTAGatgcagcttcttcttgtcggGATTTGGAGAGACGTGTCATAGAGTAGATAGTTTGGAAGATGTGTGAGCAAATTTCCTGTAAAATGGGTAAGTCAATTACGCAAGTTAGGTCAGGATAAGAAGATGCCCACAATTGGAGCAATTAATATTTGGAAATTGGACGTACATTACTGTGACTTCCCTTGATGTTCTTCCCCAAAAGATCCACAAGTATCTCCATTGCATTGGAATTCTGGAGGACTTCAATCAGTTGTGGGGATGTGGAGAGGTGTTTAATAGCTTTGATCGCCGTAACGAGTAACTTTCGGGGCAAGAGATCGCACGCTTTCAGTAAACCTACATTGTGCGTGGGGGGGTGGGGGGGATTGTAGAGTTTGGGCAACGGAGTCGCATTCGAGATTTTGGGTGAAAAAAATGTGAATCCTTGATTAGTTACGTGCAAGATTTGGGAGAAAGTAGGATGGGCAACGTACGAATCATGATAGTTCTCGTGGCGAACGCCTCTCTCACTCTTGCATCTGCCTGCGCCACTTGACAGAAGAACAGTAATACCCCAACCGATCTACTGGCCTGCTCCATCATGAATTGCCCCCGTTCCTGTCCTTGgccatcctccatctctccattGCCGTTACCATTTCCGTCGTCATTCGCACTTCTATCCTCGTATTTATCTTTCAAAATAGCCAGCAACGCAGTAGAGAGCGGATCAATCACCCCCTCTCTGACAAACATTCTCACGAAATCGTTCCTTGGTGTGGGGCTCTGTAATTCGAAGACAGAATTAATACCCTCAAGAGAGGATAGAATGAGTGTTTTGTTAAGGGCGTAGTCTTCATCAAGCAGTTCCACAAGGATTCGGAGCCCACGGCACCTAATGTAAccaaaaaataaaaacaGTTAGTGTTACGCTTGGACATCAGGATTGCCATGAGCGATGTAACCAGAGAAAATAAACGTACGAGATGAACATTTGTAAAGTTAATGCTGACCTTGTTAGCTGACGGATAAATCTCGATGCTTCCAACCGCGTTTCTAAAGAATGTTTCTTTGACGTGTATGGCTACAATCACCCTCAGTCAGCATGGTTATTACAGCTTTTGTTGCAAAGTGATTGGGGGAACCAGGACCTACGATGATGACGGGGATACCGCCAATGAGACAAAATGACTCGAGCAGTTCAACATTGCTAGTCACAATCTGATTATGCAGAGATTAAGGGGTTAGCTTATGGCATTACGTTCCTTCATCCCTGCTTCATTACCGTCAAAATCCAGACCAAGGCTCACCAGATTAACAAGTTTCAGTAGCCTTACGACTACATCCCTACTCAATCGCGATTCGAGCACTTCCAGCACACTTTGGACCGgaacaaagaaaaaaaactcTTTACAGTCAGCACGAGCAAAGAAAGAACCCTGGGTGATGAAAGGATAAACGGggacgaaaaaaaaaaacgtaCGCGATAAGACCATGTTGAGCAACAAAATGAGCTTCCAATCCCATTTCAGGCGAGCTATTCTCCAGAATCCCAAACTGGATCTATCATCAGCTTTCCTCAAACAAATCGATCCCCTCGCTTGCCCAAGCCCATAGGATACCCCTAAAAGGCTAGACTCACCAAATCATCACAAACGCCTCTTaaccctcctccccccaCTCCGCCAATCATCAACTCATCCACCAATTTGCTCACTTTTCCCTGCATCATCACTTTTTTATCCCTCATcaatttcttctccaaatcTTCGGCTGTGTCAAACTCGTCTTCAATCTCGGCGAAAGGGTCGAGcatgtcttcttcgtccgATTCTGGGTAGTCAAAATTGATGTGGGAGTGGGGGTCGGTGAATGATATACCTCCTTCACTTGAccctcgccctccaccaccaccattaCGCAAggcagaagatgatgagagtggatgagaaggaagaagaacgagCTTCAAAGGCACTTCCTGCGACGACGAAAAAGTCTTATTCGCACCACCGAAAATATCCTCATaattctcttcttcattctctgTATATTTCTTGATCtgttcttccacctcttcgCCTACTTTGGCTTTATTTCTCAACGAGCTCGAGcgggaggatggagaggatcGAGTTGGTGCATCTTGAGACAGAAAGCTGTTGTCCCTATTCCTATTTTTCGTTTCTGTGCTCATTCCTGTGCCCGTTTCAGACAATGAGGGGATGGTGAGTGtagaaaaagaggaaggaatagGATTCGAAGGTGCACGCCGCCTAGGAAAGGAGGAATTTGGGATGGGGATAGATGATGATAGAGGGACAGTGATCGGAGGGGCACCGGGGTTGGACGCGGATGCGGATGCGCATGTGGTCGCAGTTGTGGACGTACTTGAATTTCCTCGGACATCAACTCGAGAAGAGGGTTTACGTTTGACAGGCGAAAGTGGGTATTTATGGATATCGTCAGGGTGCATAAGACCTTTTCGTCCTATGGCCTTCAACTACATCCTCCTTCGTCAGCTTTTCCCACATTTTGGGGCCAGGTTAAGAACATGATGAGCACTAGATGAAAAGGACTGACTTTGAGAATcctcatttttttctccaaCGACCCTTCATTCTCTCCGAAAGCTTGTTCCATATCCGAGTAATCCTCTACTTCGCCCACAGGGCGCGACAAGTTTGATTTTCGTCCCGGCTTTGAAGAGGGGGTGGGTAGAGCCAAAGCACGATTTTGTCGGAGAGTCTTTTGATTCgcctcctctgcctcttccctcGCAGTTGACGCGCTTGAAGCAGATGATGTTAAGTGGGTGTGATGATGCGCTTGGGGGTGCTTGTATATCTCTGTCCGTCCTACAACACGAATAATAATTTCATCGTCAGCTCTTTATATCCTATCCTCATTACAACAAGGAGACGAAAGAACAAAGAAAATGACCacaagaaaaaaagattaaggggaaaaaaggcagatgaagacggagaCGTACCTAATTTTGAGAACGAAATCCCTTCCGCAaaatcatcatcccatctctcctctccttcctccttcgctCGTTCAAGTACGTCACTCACCATATAGTTTTTACTCAACAGTCCTCCCCCCTGCCCTACCTGATTTCGCAGTTGGAGCGGTAGCGACAGAGGCTGTTCTTGGgataaggatgaggatAGAGGTTTGGAGTTGgaggtgggaagaagggagaagagggagagcgGAGGGTTGGACTCGCCTCGTTGGCGGGCCTTTGATATGAGTGGATTTGTAGATGggacaggaagaaggagggctTTTGATGCAGAGGTTGAGGCAGAGGCAGACGAagtggatggggaaggagatggtgatggcTTGGAGAGGTTTTTAGGTGACGCTGGGTCATTTTTCAGGTGGTTAGTGGAGTAAAGACCTAGTAGAGGGGAGGGGAACAGTAACTACCTTTGAGAGCTTCGTTCCATTCCTGTACCCTCTGTACAGCTTCATCATACACTGTCATTATCTTCTTGCGCGGTTTTACTGTCCC
The genomic region above belongs to Cryptococcus neoformans var. neoformans JEC21 chromosome 4 sequence and contains:
- a CDS encoding MAP kinase kinase kinase, putative is translated as MAASTLSNYQLGDLLGRGASGNVYRALNFLTGETVAIKSISLLSLPPSSLPDIMSEIDLLKNLNHANIVKYKGFARDKENLWIILEYCENGSLQTILKKFGKFPESLVAVYISQVLEGLIYLHEQGVIHRDIKGANILTNKDGSVKLADFGVSSRAPTAVLDQSGKSNDGEAEVVGSPYWMAPEVIEQSGASTASDIWSVGCVVVELLEGKPPYGDLAPMQALWRIVQDESMRIPEGASPIVKDFLYHCFQKDPNLRISAKKLLRHPWMLSVKKSASNRPPITPSLVDTTFDHSIDPKANSDGITPQAQRDGNKSRPEREGENEKQSRQGTVKPRKKIMTVYDEAVQRVQEWNEALKASPKNLSKPSPSPSPSTSSASASTSASKALLLPVPSTNPLISKARQRGESNPPLSLFSLLPTSNSKPLSSSLSQEQPLSLPLQLRNQVGQGGGLLSKNYMVSDVLERAKEEGEERWDDDFAEGISFSKLGRTEIYKHPQAHHHTHLTSSASSASTAREEAEEANQKTLRQNRALALPTPSSKPGRKSNLSRPVGEVEDYSDMEQAFGENEGSLEKKMRILKLKAIGRKGLMHPDDIHKYPLSPVKRKPSSRVDVRGNSSTSTTATTCASASASNPGAPPITVPLSSSIPIPNSSFPRRRAPSNPIPSSFSTLTIPSLSETGTGMSTETKNRNRDNSFLSQDAPTRSSPSSRSSSLRNKAKVGEEVEEQIKKYTENEEENYEDIFGGANKTFSSSQEVPLKLVLLPSHPLSSSSALRNGGGGGRGSSEGGISFTDPHSHINFDYPESDEEDMLDPFAEIEDEFDTAEDLEKKLMRDKKVMMQGKVSKLVDELMIGGVGGGGLRGVCDDLFGILENSSPEMGLEAHFVAQHGLIAVLEVLESRLSRDVVVRLLKLVNLIVTSNVELLESFCLIGGIPVIIPYTSKKHSLETRLEASRFIRQLTRSALTLQMFISCRGLRILVELLDEDYALNKTLILSSLEGINSVFELQSPTPRNDFVRMFVREGVIDPLSTALLAILKDKYEDRSANDDGNGNGNGEMEDGQGQERGQFMMEQASRSVGVLLFFCQVAQADARVREAFATRTIMIRLLKACDLLPRKLLVTAIKAIKHLSTSPQLIEVLQNSNAMEILVDLLGKNIKGSHSNEICSHIFQTIYSMTRLSKSRQEEAASSGIIPLLKRVIQNKSPLKQFALPILCDMANAGKGSRRLLWHYDGLGLYLDLLEDPYWRVSALDAILAWMQDETARVEDVLLEKSASDSLVRCFVQASGVSFEGILDPLFKVLRLSTSLTSSLSHPPFFSRLSESLERSSKAVIKLNLLRLTKVVCECHPDKATLVERFGLAQIVERLSKQDGAVLVRELAKEILPGLLFGGDAPDPAASFRYTSSGTVGEERGGRTMKSQGRMEGRRSSQLRRTLSENVATDLLHPAPPVAPFPSTVSRCKYTKERG
- a CDS encoding pantothenate transporter, putative — translated: MGQRDRSSLLDEKLSTAYVVGPDSNSGPAEVPTPASETYVPSKRTWKSYLWSTLDVPRREAIFLTKLDLTLISSAALGVMIRYLDQVNISNAFNSGMKEDLNLYGNELNYANAFWAAAYVIGQIPSNLILTRVNAPRYIAFLELAWTAFTFGTAGVKNTRTLYALRFFVGLFEAGHFPAVMYVCSSYYKPHELARRNTLIQVFTSVGPLFSGFLMAAVFSGLDGKQGWAGWRWMFIVCGCISLPCALWTFFAMPQLPGRAKPNWLFSQEEIDIARARMPTEAKLYTGLFKWKDIKRWHKTWHVYLFPFYFLAAAQIGQAGSSMIFWVKSYNVSGQPAVFSVAEINIIPLGIYLITIVGALAASWISDALPGSSRWPLMVFAALVGVIIPAALGATPVHPANRGTRWALFYLTALSNTAAGVCWTYVNETSRQDPEKRAYVGAMMNAFAYIFTAFIPIFTFPTSKQPYVSTGMFATSGFAAAALLSALAIGYMDHRDKKKASRKWEEQQVVERVDSESGDGKRSSGDVTLDEKA